From the genome of Candidatus Yanofskybacteria bacterium, one region includes:
- a CDS encoding zinc metalloprotease HtpX: MTMFLLFVIAVGWLFGFALNKPVILYGAIILSLVMNFTAYWYSDKVALAMSGAVPVTHESHENFYHVVENLCITAGLPVPKLYIIPGGQINAFATGRNAEHAAIAVTEGALQKLDKNELEGVLAHELSHIGNRDILLQSVIVVLAGLISIMADWFLRSMFWGGDDRDNKNGAIMLVGIIASILAPIAAMIIQLAISRKREFLADASGALLTRYPEGLASALEKISQDQHPMRRASSANAHLYISNPFRGKAKTSWFSKMFMTHPPIEERVAALRGLKI; the protein is encoded by the coding sequence ATGACCATGTTTTTGCTGTTTGTAATCGCTGTTGGTTGGTTATTCGGTTTTGCATTGAATAAGCCGGTTATTCTTTATGGTGCAATCATCCTTAGCTTAGTTATGAATTTTACGGCCTATTGGTACTCAGACAAAGTTGCATTGGCTATGTCAGGTGCCGTTCCCGTAACCCACGAATCTCACGAGAATTTCTATCATGTGGTTGAAAATCTATGCATTACTGCCGGCCTGCCAGTTCCTAAACTATATATAATTCCTGGCGGACAGATAAACGCATTCGCTACTGGAAGGAATGCCGAACATGCGGCCATAGCAGTTACTGAAGGCGCATTGCAGAAATTAGACAAGAATGAGCTCGAAGGAGTACTAGCCCACGAGCTGTCGCATATTGGGAACAGAGATATTCTACTTCAGTCGGTCATCGTTGTTTTGGCTGGTTTAATTTCTATTATGGCTGACTGGTTTCTACGTTCTATGTTCTGGGGTGGAGATGATCGCGATAACAAAAACGGGGCGATCATGCTTGTCGGGATTATAGCTTCGATCCTAGCGCCGATAGCGGCCATGATTATCCAGTTAGCAATTTCTAGAAAAAGAGAATTTTTAGCTGATGCGTCTGGAGCACTGCTCACTCGTTATCCCGAGGGTTTGGCCAGCGCTCTTGAGAAAATTTCTCAAGACCAGCATCCTATGCGAAGGGCTTCGAGTGCGAATGCACATTTGTATATATCAAATCCGTTTCGCGGCAAGGCAAAAACGAGCTGGTTTTCTAAGATGTTCATGACTCATCCGCCGATAGAAGAAAGAGTGGCCGCTTTACGTGGCTTAAAAATTTAA
- a CDS encoding co-chaperone GroES, giving the protein MLKPLSDHVVLEPIREEKKKGGIILPDTLDKERSEKGKVISVGPGKYDPAVAGGKRMPLQVKKGDVVLFTKYGPNEVKMDGKEYLIVKEDDILAIID; this is encoded by the coding sequence ATGTTAAAACCGCTATCTGATCACGTGGTACTGGAGCCAATCCGAGAAGAAAAAAAGAAAGGAGGGATAATCTTACCCGATACTTTAGATAAAGAAAGATCTGAGAAGGGCAAAGTGATTTCCGTGGGTCCTGGCAAATACGATCCGGCAGTTGCCGGAGGCAAAAGGATGCCTCTGCAGGTAAAGAAGGGCGATGTAGTTCTATTCACCAAGTATGGCCCGAACGAAGTTAAGATGGATGGTAAAGAATATCTAATCGTCAAGGAAGACGATATCTTGGCAATAATAGACTAA
- the groL gene encoding chaperonin GroEL has protein sequence MSAKQISYKEEAREGLKRGVDKIANAVKVTLGPKGRNVVLDRGYGYPVITKDGVTVAKEIELKDRFENVGAELIKEVASKTNDIAGDGTTTATVLAQALVAEGFSAVNSGANPLALKRGMEKALNWVVDYLDKKKQKVTGEKVREVASISANDEVIGKMIADVFNQVGKDGVVTVEESQSAEMSKEMVEGLQIDRGYVSPYMITNTERMEASYNDVQILITDRKISSIQDIVPLLEKISKSGRRELMIIAEDVDGDALTTLIVNKLKGNFSCLAIKAPGFGDRKKEMLEDIAIITGGQVISEEKGMKLEAVELNMLGGARKMVASKDSATIIGGKGKKVEIDKRVAQLKSQIAKVTSEFDREKLQERMAKLAGGVAVIKVGATTETEMKEKKFRIEDAVNATRAALEEGIVAGGGVALFEAAKELSVKSIKGMAEFGDEAKGLAVIKAALEKPVRAIAENAGKDSNEVITKLFASENGIGLNAATGEYVDMIKAGIIDPLKVVRTSLVNAVSVASMILTTEAVITDIPEEKKDKMPMGGMGEY, from the coding sequence ATGTCTGCTAAACAAATTTCATACAAAGAAGAAGCTCGCGAAGGTCTAAAGAGAGGCGTAGATAAAATCGCTAATGCGGTTAAGGTCACTCTCGGTCCAAAGGGCAGAAACGTGGTTTTAGACAGGGGCTATGGTTATCCAGTTATCACTAAAGATGGCGTGACCGTAGCTAAGGAGATCGAGCTAAAAGATAGATTTGAGAACGTTGGCGCCGAATTAATAAAAGAAGTCGCATCAAAGACGAATGATATCGCTGGCGACGGAACCACAACGGCGACCGTTCTAGCCCAAGCCCTTGTGGCCGAGGGTTTTAGCGCTGTTAATTCGGGCGCAAACCCGTTGGCCCTAAAAAGGGGGATGGAAAAAGCCTTGAATTGGGTTGTTGATTATCTAGACAAAAAGAAGCAAAAAGTTACAGGCGAAAAAGTCAGAGAAGTCGCATCCATATCTGCAAACGATGAGGTCATTGGAAAAATGATAGCCGATGTTTTTAATCAGGTTGGAAAAGATGGCGTGGTTACAGTTGAGGAATCTCAATCCGCCGAAATGTCTAAAGAGATGGTTGAAGGTCTACAGATAGATAGGGGCTATGTCTCGCCCTACATGATAACCAATACAGAGAGGATGGAAGCTTCTTATAATGATGTTCAGATACTGATAACCGATAGAAAGATATCCTCAATTCAGGATATCGTGCCATTACTCGAAAAAATTTCAAAGAGTGGCAGAAGAGAGCTTATGATAATTGCTGAAGATGTCGATGGTGATGCGCTTACGACTTTAATCGTTAACAAGCTTAAGGGTAATTTCTCTTGTTTGGCCATCAAGGCTCCGGGCTTTGGCGATCGTAAGAAGGAGATGCTAGAGGACATCGCCATAATTACTGGCGGGCAAGTTATAAGCGAAGAAAAAGGCATGAAGCTTGAAGCGGTGGAGCTAAATATGCTAGGTGGAGCTCGTAAGATGGTCGCCTCGAAAGATAGCGCCACTATAATCGGCGGCAAAGGCAAAAAGGTAGAGATAGACAAAAGAGTCGCTCAATTGAAATCACAAATTGCAAAGGTAACTTCTGAGTTCGACAGAGAAAAATTACAGGAGAGAATGGCTAAACTTGCTGGCGGAGTGGCCGTCATTAAAGTCGGAGCTACAACTGAAACTGAGATGAAAGAGAAGAAATTCAGAATTGAAGATGCGGTGAATGCCACTCGTGCCGCTCTTGAAGAAGGTATTGTTGCTGGTGGTGGGGTGGCTTTATTCGAAGCTGCCAAGGAGTTGTCGGTCAAATCAATAAAAGGCATGGCGGAATTTGGCGACGAAGCCAAGGGCTTGGCGGTTATAAAAGCAGCTCTTGAAAAACCGGTACGAGCTATAGCCGAAAATGCCGGCAAAGATTCTAACGAAGTCATAACCAAACTATTTGCTTCGGAAAATGGAATCGGATTGAATGCGGCAACTGGCGAGTATGTCGACATGATAAAGGCGGGAATTATCGATCCCTTGAAAGTTGTCAGGACTTCATTGGTGAATGCTGTGTCGGTGGCATCGATGATACTTACAACCGAAGCCGTGATAACTGATATCCCAGAAGAGAAGAAAGATAAGATGCCGATGGGTGGCATGGGCGAGTATTAA
- a CDS encoding single-stranded DNA-binding protein → MNLNKVYLIGRLTQDPEARSTPSGLTVTTIKMATNRVWTDQTGRREATEYHTVIAWAKLGEVASKFLRKGGLVMIEGRMQTRNWTGQDNVKRYTTEIIAENLQLGPRTTGASNSDQSDSFVSDIRPAANKPSVTAETADADIPIIDENEPLHAGIEEDEMAIKEKDLPF, encoded by the coding sequence ATGAATCTCAATAAAGTATATTTAATCGGAAGGTTGACCCAAGATCCGGAAGCCAGATCAACTCCATCTGGACTGACGGTGACCACCATAAAGATGGCCACCAATAGAGTCTGGACCGACCAGACTGGCCGACGCGAGGCGACTGAATATCACACCGTAATCGCCTGGGCCAAATTAGGAGAAGTTGCCAGTAAGTTCCTAAGGAAAGGCGGCTTAGTGATGATCGAGGGTAGGATGCAGACCAGGAATTGGACGGGCCAAGACAACGTTAAAAGATACACCACCGAGATAATCGCTGAGAATCTACAGCTTGGACCGAGAACTACTGGCGCAAGCAATAGTGATCAATCTGATAGCTTCGTAAGCGATATCCGACCAGCGGCCAACAAGCCCAGCGTTACCGCCGAGACAGCTGATGCTGATATCCCCATAATAGACGAGAACGAGCCATTGCATGCCGGCATCGAAGAAGACGAAATGGCTATAAAAGAGAAGGACCTACCATTCTAA
- a CDS encoding redox-regulated ATPase YchF, translated as MSLSIGIVGLPNVGKSTLFKAVTNKQVDIQNYPFTTIDPNVGVVAVPDERLAPLAQLSNSKKIINTTIEFTDIAGLVKGASLGEGLGNKFLANIREVDAIAQVVRAFVDGNITHVHNRIDPADDTSIINTELVMADMETVSKRIEKTSKLAKFQTIEGKHAQAEMHILEKFKKQLDAGEIISKLELSEEEVNLAKELNLLTAKKFLYVINVSEDQIMNKWEPDEALKKMFANAPYIVMCNKLELTLSELVPEEKKEYLTEFGLPESGLDRLIKESYKTLGLLTFLTTGEDETRAWTAHIGDFIPKASRAIHTDFEKLFIRADVVNWKTLLECGGWSESKSKGQIHTVGRDYIIQEGDVVEIKI; from the coding sequence ATGTCATTATCTATCGGAATTGTCGGATTACCAAACGTCGGAAAATCTACACTGTTCAAGGCCGTTACCAACAAACAAGTAGATATTCAAAATTATCCATTCACCACTATCGACCCCAACGTCGGCGTCGTTGCCGTACCAGACGAAAGACTTGCTCCCCTGGCCCAGCTATCAAACTCGAAAAAAATAATAAATACCACTATTGAATTTACGGATATCGCCGGGCTAGTTAAGGGCGCGTCATTGGGCGAAGGATTGGGCAACAAATTCCTGGCTAATATTCGGGAAGTCGATGCCATTGCTCAAGTTGTACGCGCATTCGTCGATGGCAACATTACGCACGTTCACAATCGCATTGATCCAGCCGATGACACATCAATTATAAATACTGAACTCGTAATGGCCGACATGGAAACGGTAAGCAAGAGAATCGAAAAAACATCTAAGCTGGCCAAATTCCAAACGATCGAGGGCAAGCATGCCCAAGCCGAAATGCATATTTTAGAAAAGTTTAAAAAACAATTAGACGCTGGCGAGATCATATCTAAACTCGAACTGTCCGAAGAAGAAGTTAACTTAGCCAAAGAGCTAAATCTCCTTACGGCCAAAAAATTCCTATACGTGATAAACGTCTCAGAAGATCAAATTATGAACAAATGGGAGCCCGATGAAGCTCTTAAGAAAATGTTCGCCAACGCGCCATACATCGTAATGTGTAACAAGCTAGAATTAACCCTATCTGAACTAGTGCCAGAAGAAAAAAAAGAATATCTAACCGAGTTTGGACTGCCGGAAAGTGGACTAGATCGCTTGATAAAAGAAAGCTATAAAACCCTTGGCCTCCTGACCTTCTTGACCACAGGCGAAGATGAGACCAGGGCTTGGACGGCCCATATCGGAGACTTTATCCCCAAGGCTTCGCGCGCCATCCATACTGATTTTGAGAAACTATTTATCCGAGCTGACGTCGTTAACTGGAAAACACTACTCGAATGTGGAGGCTGGTCAGAATCTAAATCAAAAGGCCAGATACATACAGTTGGCCGCGACTACATCATTCAAGAAGGTGACGTCGTAGAGATCAAAATCTAG
- the rpsR gene encoding 30S ribosomal protein S18, which produces MNCDFCQKKTEFIDYKDTQFLRKFVTSQFKIGSSRRNRLCNKHQRLIANAVKLARYMAMMPYTRNQTVVK; this is translated from the coding sequence ATGAATTGCGATTTTTGCCAAAAGAAAACTGAGTTTATCGACTACAAAGATACCCAATTCTTGAGAAAGTTTGTGACTTCTCAATTTAAGATCGGATCATCTCGTAGGAATAGACTCTGCAATAAACATCAAAGATTAATAGCTAATGCCGTTAAGCTCGCTAGATACATGGCTATGATGCCATACACGAGAAATCAAACCGTAGTTAAGTAA
- the secG gene encoding preprotein translocase subunit SecG: MIKYLPYVQIVLAVLLTISILLQQRGSGLSSALGGSSMEYSTKRGAEKTIFYFTIVITVLFLATSIWGLFTR; the protein is encoded by the coding sequence ATGATCAAATACTTACCCTACGTACAAATAGTTCTAGCCGTGCTTCTAACAATCTCAATCCTGCTTCAGCAAAGAGGCAGTGGACTTTCTTCGGCGCTAGGTGGCTCATCAATGGAATATTCAACAAAGCGCGGAGCCGAGAAAACCATATTCTATTTCACAATCGTCATTACCGTCTTATTCCTAGCTACTTCTATCTGGGGATTATTCACTCGTTAA
- a CDS encoding ribonuclease J, with protein MIEEKIVATATSAPAAPTTSPAMPKKKSPRGGGRGREWSKPVVRRIKVFRTDKDPNYKETDSKTGGLKIVHLGGLGEIGRNMSAIQYDDDIILIDCGLRWAEENMPGIDSILPNVGWLEDKKDMVKAMFFTHGHMDHIGALPFLRDKIGDPDIYAAPLTRAIMIKRQDDFKFQKPLVVNEVKAGDEIKISDKISVKVLRINHSIPDDLEIVIKTPLGHVVHTSDYKFDDTPVNDLPADIEEMKRIADEGVLLLMSDSTGAESEGHSLSEQDVTKNLEKLFSDSTGMVIVGTFASLINRIQQIITISEKFGRKVVFDGYSMKSNVEICKKLGYLKLQKGTQITMDEVHNYPREKVTAIVTGAQGEGNAVLMRIASGEHKHLQTHKKDTYIFSSSVVPGNERNVQFLKDQLYRNGAQVFNYKMLDIHAGGHGSKEDLRRMIQLIKPRFLMPIHGQYSMMVNHKFLGMEEGIPENNIIIADNGTVTHVEKDKWWFDKKQAPSDYVFVDGLGIGDIGNVVLRDRQILAADGFIVVITLVDANNGKVKGSPDIISRGFIYLKDNKELLGQIRKKIKYIVEAQNITNPNLAYLKDQIRNQVGQFLFQKTERRPMVLPVILEV; from the coding sequence ATGATAGAAGAAAAAATAGTAGCCACAGCCACATCGGCTCCGGCTGCACCAACGACTTCTCCGGCTATGCCGAAAAAGAAGTCCCCTCGCGGCGGTGGCCGCGGTCGTGAATGGTCAAAACCGGTCGTAAGACGCATAAAAGTCTTTAGGACCGATAAAGATCCGAACTACAAGGAAACCGATAGCAAAACCGGAGGGCTTAAAATTGTCCATCTGGGCGGTTTAGGTGAGATCGGCAGGAATATGTCGGCCATCCAATACGATGATGACATTATCTTGATTGACTGCGGATTGAGATGGGCAGAAGAAAATATGCCCGGTATTGATTCCATCCTACCTAATGTTGGATGGTTAGAAGATAAAAAAGATATGGTTAAGGCCATGTTCTTTACTCATGGTCATATGGATCACATCGGAGCTTTGCCGTTCCTTAGAGATAAGATTGGCGACCCAGATATATACGCCGCTCCCCTAACTCGAGCCATAATGATTAAGAGGCAGGACGACTTCAAATTCCAGAAACCTCTAGTCGTGAACGAGGTTAAGGCTGGAGACGAGATTAAGATCAGCGATAAGATTTCGGTGAAGGTGTTGAGAATAAACCATTCAATTCCTGACGACTTAGAGATAGTCATAAAAACTCCTCTTGGACATGTCGTTCACACGTCTGACTATAAATTCGACGATACCCCAGTCAATGATTTGCCAGCAGACATAGAAGAGATGAAAAGGATCGCCGATGAGGGCGTGCTGTTACTGATGTCCGACTCAACTGGAGCTGAATCCGAAGGTCACTCACTCTCCGAACAAGATGTTACCAAGAACTTGGAGAAATTATTCTCAGATTCTACGGGCATGGTCATCGTTGGAACCTTCGCATCTCTTATCAACCGTATCCAACAGATCATAACTATATCCGAGAAATTCGGTCGTAAGGTTGTGTTCGATGGTTATTCGATGAAGAGCAATGTCGAAATATGTAAAAAGCTTGGATATCTGAAACTCCAAAAAGGCACTCAGATAACAATGGATGAGGTTCACAATTATCCAAGAGAGAAAGTAACTGCCATAGTTACCGGAGCGCAAGGCGAAGGCAATGCCGTTCTCATGAGAATCGCTAGCGGAGAGCATAAGCACCTACAGACACACAAGAAAGATACGTACATATTCTCTTCTTCGGTCGTCCCAGGCAACGAAAGGAATGTTCAGTTCCTAAAAGATCAACTCTACAGAAATGGAGCTCAGGTATTTAATTATAAAATGCTAGATATTCATGCCGGCGGGCACGGTAGCAAAGAAGATCTAAGAAGAATGATCCAGCTAATTAAGCCTAGATTCTTGATGCCAATTCATGGACAATATTCCATGATGGTGAATCATAAATTCTTAGGCATGGAGGAAGGAATTCCCGAAAACAACATCATAATTGCCGACAATGGAACGGTTACTCACGTCGAAAAAGATAAATGGTGGTTTGATAAGAAACAAGCGCCATCAGACTATGTCTTTGTTGACGGCCTTGGTATCGGCGATATTGGCAATGTTGTTCTGCGTGATAGGCAGATACTGGCCGCCGATGGATTCATCGTTGTCATTACCCTAGTCGATGCCAATAACGGAAAAGTTAAGGGTAGTCCCGATATAATCTCTCGTGGCTTTATATACCTTAAAGACAATAAAGAGTTGCTAGGCCAAATTAGAAAGAAAATAAAATATATAGTAGAAGCCCAGAACATAACAAATCCGAACTTGGCTTATCTCAAAGATCAAATTAGAAATCAGGTTGGACAGTTCCTGTTCCAAAAGACAGAACGTCGACCAATGGTCTTGCCAGTCATACTGGAAGTCTAA